Below is a genomic region from Trichoderma asperellum chromosome 2, complete sequence.
TTATCACATTACAAAAACCAATTGATCAAGCCATCACAGCGTCTGGTCGCCGCTGGCTCGCTCCGCTACCTCCCTTCTTCGCACCCGGCCGGGCCAGCGTGTACTTGGCAAAGGCTCGCGCCAGAGCCTTCTTGCAGCTGACCTTTTGGCTGCCAACAAAACTCTCTACCGTAACAGCAATTGCTCGATCAATGTCTTGTGCTGAGCAGTATTCAGAAAGGCGCATTCGGCAGAACGCTTCGCTAATTCGAATGATGGCTTCAAGATGACGAACCTAAAACGCAGGTGTTAGTATCGCGCGATGCCAGATAAAGAATGTTAGTCTGTCAACTGATTAGACCTGAACTTACAGTGATCGGATAAGCTCCTGTTGCAAGAGATTCCCTTCGCATATCTGCGAAAAGTCGCGCTACTTTGTCTTCATCCATGTGGTAGAGTTTGGGGCTGCAGCGCTCTCGGGCATACAAGATGTATTTGCGCAATAACTCCTGCGGAATCTCCGTACCATCCCTCTGGCCTCTTGATGCACTAGTCTGCTGAGTGTCCATTGCGCTGTCTTGAGTTGTAGCGGCAGTACCATTTGCGTCTGGGCGAGCCTGTGACAAAGGATGGCTTCGCCCGTGAGAACCAACGATAAACCTCGCCAGCCGTTCGTCTTCAGACGGCTCTACCAAATCTCGCACAACGCACAAGATATCGAAACGCGACAAGATAGGTTCGGTCAGCTCCACGTTGGCCGAAAACGGAATCATTGAATTATATCGTCCTCCCATCggattggcagcagcaatgatgcCGCACCGTGCCTGTAGCGTGGTCACAATACCTGCTTTGGATATAGAAATGGTCTGCTGTTCCATGGCTTCGTGAATCGATGTTCTGTCTTGGTCGTTCATCTTGTCGAACTCGTCGATGAGGCATGTGCCCCTATCCGCCAAGACGAGAGCGCCGCCTTCAAGCGTCCACTCACTTGTCAAGGGGTCTCGACGGACACTAGCCGTCAGACCAACAGCGCTGGCACCCTGACCAGTCGCAAACACGGCTCTGTGTGCTGTCTTCTCAACATACTTGAGGACTTGCGATTTAGCCGTTCCGGGGTCACCAAGAAGGAGCACGTTGATATCACCACGAACGTGATGTGCTCCTCGACCGGTCTTGGCAACACCACCAAAGAGAGATAGAGCAACCGCCGTCTTAATGTCAGTGTGTCCGTAAATGCTGGGGGCGATTGAATTGACAATTCGGTCCACAATATTGGGGTCGCGGGCCAGCTTTCGGATCTCCTGCTCATCCTCCTCGGTCAAGCGGAATCCAGCAAGCTGATCGTGGGTTTTGACGACGTTGTTGGCCTCAAGAATAGTAGCAAAAACAGGGAAGCCGTTGCGGTTGTTCAGTTGAGCGTCGTAGTTATTTCGGTACACACCCGTaacctcaatctcctcgccAGGCTTGGCCTTGTCAATGAGATCCCACAAAAGAATGACTTCTCTATGGCGGGGAAGACGTCCAGCAGGAACAGTGCCCGGCGACTCTTGCAGCGTGAGTCGTTGATAGTTGCGATAGACGGTCTTTTCCGAGTTCAGAGTAAAGGGGCCGCGAGACTGGCAGCTTTGGCAGAATGTGACCTTAACCTCGACATGTGACTCCTGTTGGAAAGGGCCCAGAGTCTCACCACACTTGCCACAGTCAAATTTGACATATTTGAGCTGAGGGAAGACACCACTCCGACGAGTAACAACACCGCTAACTCGCACAAGGCAGTTGAGATGCGATTGACGCAGTTGTCGGAGGGTATAGTGGACAGGCAGGTCAAAGATGCGGACGTGAATCTCGGAATGAATCCGTTCATAATCAGGGTAGTGCAGCAACACAACATCCATGGCTACTTCATCAAAGAGCTTGAGCATCTCTGCAGGAGCGTTGGCCAAGAAGTAGGCGAGGATGGCCTTGCTTTCGGCCAGGTGCTCGTACGAGACCTCCAAAGACTCTGCGTTGATTTCACCCAGAGTCCGAATCCGGTTGCCATAGACGGAAGAACCCGAGGCATCGATGTAGGATGTTAAAAACGCCTTGAATTCCCGCTTGATTGTCCGCTGGACTGGAGGCTGAGACACCCACTCTGTTAGATTAGAGGCCTTGACATCGCCCAGAGCTTCGAGAgagagctcctcctccatgaTGTCAGCATCCATAGCATCGTCGGGGTCTTCGTCGTAGTGATGTCTTCGTCTACGAGGCTGCGCCGTCAGGTCGATAtcgccgtcatcgtcatcgccggGGAGGAATGCAGCGGGGATTCTTTGCCGACGGGCAACTTCTTTGTCTCGTCGATTCAGCTGGGCCTCCAGTCGCCGCCTCTCGCCCAGATCCATAGAGTCGtaatcgccatcgtcatccaaTCCGGCGCCTTCGTATACATCATCCTCCCTATCTCTATAATCGGCCTCGAAACCTTCGCGGAACAGATCGACATCATCGTCCGCCATCTCGTCAATGTCATCAATGTCATCCTGGatctctgcctcctcctcgatatcctcgtcgtcttcgacTCCATGCGCAAAGTTGAGAGGCCCCGGTGGAGACGAGGGCAGTGGGCTGGAGCTCAGGGCACCAGGCGTAGACACATCGTCGCCGTCAGGGCGAGAGCGCTTGCGGCCTGACCGCGGGGCAGAGCCACGATTGCCAGATGCAGGGTGATCACGAAGCGGAGAACTGGTGCTGAAAGTTAGAAGAGACGTGTGGCGGATAGAGTCAATCGGCATACCTCATAGCGGCGGCTACCAATGGCTTCACGCtggacggcggcggctgctttGGGGGTTTgcagcttgaagaaagaaaagcgaAATCTGGCGACGCAGCTCCTTTGTGCCTTGTCGGTGGGGGCAACGAGATTAGGGAGCAATTGGCTGAGCTTGGTGCTGCTAGGCGTGCTAAACGCGCTGAAGACGCGTTAATTGATCGGCGCTAGGCCCGTTTAGCATCGACGCGTAAAGTGGTTTCTGCACCTCTCGATTCAGGCGTCCGTTCATCTCGTGTCACTATGACAAAATAATTCAGCAATAAATCACTTCAACGCGCTGCTTCACGTACAACTTATATTGTCTACTACGGTAGCATCTGCCACAGGGTGCCTACATAGTACTTGGTAAAGCAGCCTTagtactacctaggtactgcAGTATACAGGGCCACAAGCTACAGCCACAGCCCTTCTTCTGGCAGCATTCGGctctcatctccttctgTTGGACTTTGTCCATCCACCCCATCTCCAGGGATatcgcctcttcttcaattgtATAGTTTTTTGTTTGCCTTGCGACCATGTCCGACAAcgctcctccacctccaacGGTCGAATCGTTATCGCTATCCGCCGCAGAGACAAAGCCAGAGCGTGCTACAGgccgcagcaacagcttctcCCAGCAATCGCGGGCGTCCGACGACTCTCAAACTGCCGCTGAGTAGGTTGCAAtttggccttggccgcctGTCAGATGTGCGAGATGTGTCCTGCTGACGCTGATATTGATAGCTTTCTTCGCGACCAAGAAATCCTCGAAGCCGACGCTCGCGAGGCCCTGCCTTACGTACGTCCACCTACATCAAGGCTCTATATCCCACTATACACACAAATTTATCAATTACTAACCGTTTTGTCTTTACAGAGCATCGAGACATGTACCAAGATCCTCGGTCCGCTTCGACAAAATGTATTTGCTTGTTTAACTTGCAACCCTGCGCCGACAAAGCCTGAAGATGCCTGGAACCCGGCGGGCATGTGCTATGCCTGCTCAGTCTCATGCCACGGCGAACATACTCTTGTGGAGATCTTCCAGAAGAGAAACTTCACTTGCGATTGCGGAACCACGCGCTTCCCGTCCAGCAGCCCATGCACGCTACGCATCAATAGCGAGACCAATACAAAGGGCAACGTACACTCTGAAGAGCCGGATGTGAACAACAAGTACAATGACAACTTCAAGAACCGATTCTGCTGTTGCGAGTGCGATTATGACCCCTTTGAGCAAAAAGGAACCATGTTCCAATGCCTTGGGCTGGGCACTGCCGAGACTGGAGGCTGTGGAGAGGACTGGTATCATCCTGGCTGCCTGGTAGGCATGGGGCCCAAGTGGTTTGAGCAGATGAACAAAAGCAAATCCAAGGCTATACCAAAGGAGActgagaagaaggggagCGCCCTTGCAACAATTACGGAAAAAGACGAGGCCCAGTCAAACAATAGCACAACAGAGGCCGCGGAAGATGTGGCAgttgaggatgaggatgacgagccGCCGATGCCTCCTGGGTTCCCAGCTGAAGACGACTTTGAAGGGTTCTTATGTTACAAGTGTGTGGAAGCAAATCCATGGATCAAACAGTATGCAGGAACCTCAGGCTTCCTACCAGCTCTGTTTCTAAATGATCCCGCGGCTTCTGCACCGTCGCCGTCCAACGAGAGCACGGCAACAGCTGCATCCAAGAAACGCAAGGCCGAAGAcaatgaggatgaagagatgaCAGACGCGAAGCGCATTAAGAGCGAGGACCAGCCATCAACTATTGAATCTACCGTAATGGAAGATACTGCAGTACAGCTCACTGAAGATGCTGCCAAGCCAGGAGAACACGCCGCAGAGGGAGAAACCAAGGATGGCGGCCTAGCATCGTGCAAGCTGCCTAACCTTCCCGTCGCACCCGAAGggcgcttctctctctttttcaaaGAGGACTTCCGCGAGAAACTGTGCCACTGCTCAGATTGCTACGGCAAACTCAACGCCCACCCACAGCTCctagaagaggaagaagtctACGAGCCCCCTCTGTCAGACGACGGTGCTTCCCAACACGGAGGCTCGACGCACGGAAGTGGCAGCCTGCTGGACCGCGGTGAAAGCGCCTTGCGCAACATGGATCGCGTCAAGGCCATTGAGGGCGTCATGGCATATAACCACCTCAAAGAGCAACTCACACCGTTCTTCAAGCAGTTTGCTGAGAGCGGCAAGGCCGTGGGCGCAGAGGACATCAAGGCGTACTTTGCGAAGCTGCGCGGTGACGAGCAGGGTATCAAGGAGGCGGGCGAGGCTGCGGCTTCGTCCAAGGAGAATAgggatggagaagacgatggcCGACGCGAGCAGAGCGGGTATTAGCTCCGTCTGGCTGCTAGGGATGCTACTGCTGTCTCGCTTAAGGAAAGACTGCAAAGCAGTTATAACGCACTTTGGCTTTGGTTGCCatgtaatattatattgGAATGACTACAGAGCTACTGGAAAACAAGAGGATTGAGAAAGCACATAATCTAATATGACGGACGGAAAGAAATGGTCCACGATACCCGTAATGTACCTTTAATGAAATATTCATGCTTTGTTCTACGTTCTCTTGGTTTCGACAGAACGATTGTCGGTTGATCAAATGTCATGCCATACCACCTGGAcctgctcttctcttcccattCATTACATGTATTTACAATCCATCAAAAGCCCTCTGCTCATCACTCGTGGCATCGTGATTCGGGTATACGTCATCTCCATTCTTATTACCCTTCATGTCAAGATGCCGTTGGATGCATCTCGTTCTACATCGGGTCCTACATTTCCATTCTCAGTCTCATCATCTGCCTGTTGAGCCTGTACTAGACGCCGCGCTGAGAGGCCGAGGAGGCGGTATCGGTAGTATCTGGCTGTTCGAGTCCTCCCTCTGCATAGCGATGCCACCCATCATGCCCATAGAAGACAGGTGGTGCTGCTCATCGCTATCCTCACCCTGGCTGTCAACCATGTGCTGCTCCTGGGCCGCCCGCAATTCCAGCTCTCTCAgcctctccttctcagcctcgtcaatgATATCATCATCCCCGCTCCAGTACGGGTCGTCGTCTTCTAGCTCAGGCATTGCCATGCGCTTCCAAAAGCGCAGCTCCTGCCTCAGAGCAGTATCATCCACACGTCTCGCAAACcgctcctcatcttcatcgtacTTGCGTCGAAACTTGCGGAGTGACTCGTTGGCGCGGCCGGCGTGAGTCTGCATCTCCCATATCTGCTCGCGCAGCCTGCTGTTCTCGCGACGGGCCTCATCCAGCTGTGCGCGGTAGGAGCGGTGCCAGGCGGCCACGTCGGCGACGTGCTTGGACTTGTATTCGTGGAATTGCTTGAGCATGAGGGAGATGGCGTTTGCGTATTGCGAGAGGAGGGCGGCGTTGGCATCGCGACTAtgcttggccttgtcgaaGGACTCGGAGAGTTCTGAGATGATGGTGTCGAGATTTGATTCTTGGGCTGCGAAGCCAGTACAGATTAGCATTACACGAAGCAGAAAGGCGTGTTTCAATCACAACCCACCATTGATGTCGTCGGCCGCAGACGAGATCATCTCGTTGTTGCCCAGCCCCTGCGCCTTTGCCTTGTTGCGCACCCGCCCCAGGCCGCTGACGATGTCCTCGGTAACCTTTCTGTTGTCTGCGAGCTGCCGGCTCAGCTCCTCGACCATGCCGTAGATGTAGTTGAGCTCGGCCTGGTGTCCGGCCGGCGTGGGCGCGGGCATGACGGCGCCCATGTTGGCGCCATTCATGCCGTTCATTtggaactgctgctgctggtgctgttgctggaggttttggtgttgctgttgctgctgttgttgaagCTGGTGCCGCGCCTGAATCTGCGACTGTAGCTGTGCCggtggctgtggctgctgctggtggttttgctggtgctggagaaTGGGATCCAAGTTGGGCGGAGTCGCAAAGTTCATGTCGCGCGTGGCTTGATCTTGGTGGAGGTTGTTAGCGAAGATCTGAGGCTCTGGGGCTCCGGCCGCCATTGTTGGGGCTTCCTTGGGCTCGCTAAGATAGTCAAAGTACCGCGACAGCTAGGCGTGGCGGCGCTGTACATTGGCCCCCTGCGAgtccttgctgctgctagaggGCGGCGCTGCGAGAGACGGGACTTTTGGGCGGCAACGAGAGAGATTCGGGCTGCCAATGGCCGAGAACAATGCGAATTCTTCTCCGTCTGCTCCTCGGctcgctctttttttccttcttcctgtCTCAGGTGGAAAAAGAATGGGTTGCGCGCGAGACGCAAGGGGCTGCCAGCTGGCTTACAGGTGATACAGACGCGgtacagcagcatctgcgtGTTACTGGGCGGGCTGTATGTACACTGACTTGTGTTGGCGGGGTCTCTGGACCAGCGCGAGCTACAATTCGTCGCCTTGCCAGCGTATCAATTCAATCTGCGCATGTATTTTATGCATTGCACGCTGTGTATTATGAATCTTGGTTCCCTGTTCATCACTCCGTTATACAAGTAAAGCGTAAAGCTCGTGCATCCCGGCGATCAAGAAGCCAATCACGTGCGATTTTCGCTGTGGAAGAGAGGGCAAGCCAGTTAACGCGGAAGGGGGGATCATAGCAAATCCAACAATCACCAGCAGAATATTAactggctctttttttttttgttttttttttttttttaatcctcCTTGTCCACATAGCACAGAGAGTTAGGCACTCACTCATAAAGATGGCTGCCGTGCCGAGTCGAAGAGTGGCTTCTCGGCAAGAAATAAGCTTATTCCCAGCTAAGAAACTGAAATAGAAGCGAAGCGAGCAAGGCCGCATACGAGTACCAcaacatacatgtatcctACCGCCCAAAAAGTACCAAGTAGAATATTGTTAAATAGTACCTCTAGTGCTAATCTACCGTAATGATGAGAGATGCATCCGTAATACTATAGCTATGTCAGCTAGATCGAGAAGTGAAGGCACGGATGGAGCACCACCACTTCTAGGTTAGGTGAGATTGACTTCTCTTGGTTATGCTCCACAGAGTTTACTGAACATGGTAGCAGATATTAATAATACGTTGGCTTGAAAATCTCCATCACTGAGCAGAGTTAATTGGGATACTGCTTCCTTTTGCATGTAGTTGGCGCCGCATCTCCTGCTCTATTTACGGATAAAGAAGTTGGGAATGGCATCTGACCACGCCGCAGGTACCAATTCTCCACACAGAGGACCAACATGCAGCGAgggcaaaacaaaacaaatagTTTATGCACATTTAACAGGCTGTAGCGTCGCATTGCAGCCCAATGACTTCGGCATAGCTAAGGCACCGAGGCAGAGCCGAGAAAAGGTGgttagaagaaaaaaaaaaaagacccagGCGGAATCTTGGCCTATACAAGAAGGTCAAGCCTTTCACAGCTTTCGCTCTCAAGGGGTGCCTGTTACTCGGTGCTAACAAAACTTGGTCCAGGTTTATGCTCACGTGGCGTGGTGGGATACAGCTTACAGAACATAGAAAGACACGGTTACATGTATGAGGCGTCCCTGttggggaagaaggaagagaagaaaggaatgaagaaacaaaaccaGATGCCGTCACCAGAGATCTCTCAGCGTTGCACCCAGGATCCCATGAGCGGAGGACCGTGACGCCAAGCGAGCCCGGCGGTTGGCGGGCGGGAAATTACCACACCCTCATTATTAGTG
It encodes:
- the MCM2 gene encoding MCM DNA helicase complex subunit (BUSCO:EOG092D0NR0); translation: MSSPLRDHPASGNRGSAPRSGRKRSRPDGDDVSTPGALSSSPLPSSPPGPLNFAHGVEDDEDIEEEAEIQDDIDDIDEMADDDVDLFREGFEADYRDREDDVYEGAGLDDDGDYDSMDLGERRRLEAQLNRRDKEVARRQRIPAAFLPGDDDDGDIDLTAQPRRRRHHYDEDPDDAMDADIMEEELSLEALGDVKASNLTEWVSQPPVQRTIKREFKAFLTSYIDASGSSVYGNRIRTLGEINAESLEVSYEHLAESKAILAYFLANAPAEMLKLFDEVAMDVVLLHYPDYERIHSEIHVRIFDLPVHYTLRQLRQSHLNCLVRVSGVVTRRSGVFPQLKYVKFDCGKCGETLGPFQQESHVEVKVTFCQSCQSRGPFTLNSEKTVYRNYQRLTLQESPGTVPAGRLPRHREVILLWDLIDKAKPGEEIEVTGVYRNNYDAQLNNRNGFPVFATILEANNVVKTHDQLAGFRLTEEDEQEIRKLARDPNIVDRIVNSIAPSIYGHTDIKTAVALSLFGGVAKTGRGAHHVRGDINVLLLGDPGTAKSQVLKYVEKTAHRAVFATGQGASAVGLTASVRRDPLTSEWTLEGGALVLADRGTCLIDEFDKMNDQDRTSIHEAMEQQTISISKAGIVTTLQARCGIIAAANPMGGRYNSMIPFSANVELTEPILSRFDILCVVRDLVEPSEDERLARFIVGSHGRSHPLSQARPDANGTAATTQDSAMDTQQTSASRGQRDGTEIPQELLRKYILYARERCSPKLYHMDEDKVARLFADMRRESLATGAYPITVRHLEAIIRISEAFCRMRLSEYCSAQDIDRAIAVTVESFVGSQKVSCKKALARAFAKYTLARPGAKKGGSGASQRRPDAVMA
- a CDS encoding uncharacterized protein (BUSCO:EOG092D3E1M) encodes the protein MSDNAPPPPTVESLSLSAAETKPERATGRSNSFSQQSRASDDSQTAADFLRDQEILEADAREALPYSIETCTKILGPLRQNVFACLTCNPAPTKPEDAWNPAGMCYACSVSCHGEHTLVEIFQKRNFTCDCGTTRFPSSSPCTLRINSETNTKGNVHSEEPDVNNKYNDNFKNRFCCCECDYDPFEQKGTMFQCLGLGTAETGGCGEDWYHPGCLVGMGPKWFEQMNKSKSKAIPKETEKKGSALATITEKDEAQSNNSTTEAAEDVAVEDEDDEPPMPPGFPAEDDFEGFLCYKCVEANPWIKQYAGTSGFLPALFLNDPAASAPSPSNESTATAASKKRKAEDNEDEEMTDAKRIKSEDQPSTIESTVMEDTAVQLTEDAAKPGEHAAEGETKDGGLASCKLPNLPVAPEGRFSLFFKEDFREKLCHCSDCYGKLNAHPQLLEEEEVYEPPLSDDGASQHGGSTHGSGSLLDRGESALRNMDRVKAIEGVMAYNHLKEQLTPFFKQFAESGKAVGAEDIKAYFAKLRGDEQGIKEAGEAAASSKENRDGEDDGRREQSGY
- a CDS encoding uncharacterized protein (EggNog:ENOG41), with protein sequence MAAGAPEPQIFANNLHQDQATRDMNFATPPNLDPILQHQQNHQQQPQPPAQLQSQIQARHQLQQQQQQQHQNLQQQHQQQQFQMNGMNGANMGAVMPAPTPAGHQAELNYIYGMVEELSRQLADNRKVTEDIVSGLGRVRNKAKAQGLGNNEMISSAADDINAQESNLDTIISELSESFDKAKHSRDANAALLSQYANAISLMLKQFHEYKSKHVADVAAWHRSYRAQLDEARRENSRLREQIWEMQTHAGRANESLRKFRRKYDEDEERFARRVDDTALRQELRFWKRMAMPELEDDDPYWSGDDDIIDEAEKERLRELELRAAQEQHMVDSQGEDSDEQHHLSSMGMMGGIAMQREDSNSQILPIPPPRPLSAASSTGSTGR